The window ATCACATCGTAGAGAGGGTTAAACGAGGTATCAGGGGAAGAAGTGCTAAGATCTAATCACATTTGTTACACTGTATTTGACCATGTTCTTGTACATGATATGACAATGAGGAAACTAGGAAGGAAACTTGCATCCAAACCTGAGCCATTGGCATGACTTATCCAGAATTTCAGAAAATAGGtaactaaatgtttatttaagtgGCTACTGTTATCTGTACTCCGAATCTGTATGCACCAGCACAGGCAGAACAGTTACGAGAATGACATGAACCTTAGActttgaaaaaattaagagatcactgcatctttttctttcctttccaaaaaagttgaaaagttttgtgagaggaacagaagcgttcaatttgcagcggtctcttaattttaacccttctgttccacactcaaaatgttccttttcaacctttttggaaaagaaagtaaaaggtgcactggtctcttaatttttttccagagctgtatatatggtTGGTCatatactttttctttttatgtagAATGGGAGACAACGGTTGATAGTGGTAGATAATGCATGATTTCACAGAACTAGCCACTGTGAGTGTGGTTGTCACaaacaacattacacatttagaGAAATCCAGTCAAGAAGAATAGTTCAAGACAATTGTTTCTCAAGGTGAAAGTCTCTGACGAGGGCCAGAATTTATTTGGAGAATAGTTGTTTTTACCCTAGACATGCAAaacacccctcccccactcaTCTTCAAAGTGTTGGTGAATTACATTGCAACACATTTCTGCAAGAAAATGAACtatgatgttgtgtgtgttttctgttcctTGCAGCATGCTCTATAGATAGAACACAGTATATAATAACATGGGAGAAATTCAGGAACACCTGGTTATCGATTCATTAATACCATTTTATAATAGCGTTTCAAATTCCTCTGTGCAGTGTGGAATGGGAATTCTGTTGGGTCACTGGATTTTACGCTTTTGTGGTATCTGAGAccaaagttgttgtttttttatggcAGCTAATATGGTTTTAATACAACGTTTCATTTTGGGTGGTCAGTCTGGGTTTTGATCAGTAAGGGTACTAGTGTGTCCACTCACGGGAATCTCTCTTCAGCGGCCGGGGGGTTTGCTTGGCAGTGGCCCTCTTCCTAGCAGCCTGTTCATGTCGGAACTCTCGCCACCGCTTCAGCTGGAAACGGATGAACTTCCACAGGAGCCAGGACTGGGTAAGACACACCGCTATCAAAACAGTCATCCTAGATAgagaaggaagaaaaagagcaggttaggaagtgtgtgtgtgtgtgtgcgcgcgcgcgtggtGTGAGAGATTGgcagtgtgtgttctgttcagaagacatacatgtacatttgtGGATCTCCATTAATGAGCCCTTACCGTATCAGCAGAGTATTAAAGTTACCAAGGTTCCAATCCAGCCCCTGGTTTTCGGCACGGGCCAACCCAAAACCCACAGCCAGGAACATGAGCGTCAGGGTGACCATCCGCGTTAACACAAAGCTCACGGCCCACAGGTCAAACCTGTGATTATACGGAGTCAACTTTTAAAGAAGTGCTGTTTCGCATAACAATAGATATGAATAGCTCTTCATTAGAACGCTGACACTGAAATATCATTGGCTTTTGTGCAGTAGGAAACAAAAGGCCATTTTGGGCCAATCTGCAGGAACCAATCTCCTGATCCGGGAGTGTGAGGCAGTGGGAAACCGCTCAGACAAGATCAGCCTAGAAACAGCGGTACCTTCCCCAGAACATATCTTCTTAATGCTGAGTGCCAAGCAGAGGCATCAGATGTTATTCTAACGAGTCTGGTAAATTTCAACCCTCAACCTACCAATTTCAGGGCAGACAATAACCCACTGAGAAATAACTCACATCTTTTGATGGCTCTCATCAGTGAAGTAGAACATCCTGGCGATGTGAAATCCGAGCTCTGATAGGTACTGAAGACAAAGGAGCACCAGACCTACACGGCTCAAACtgaagggaggaaggaggagcgTTGGAGGAGGAAGCGTAGTGACAGAAAGAAGGGGAGACAGGAGCAAACGAGAGCTCACCATTGGTTCTAATGAAAATTAACATTCACAGTAAAAATGCCTTTTAAGAATTCAAAAGTATGTCACGTTTACATTTAAAGGGGCCCGTGTTTTGCAGGTTGTCACAAGCTCATAAGTGCTCATGTATGTGGTATTAAAGACGAAGCCAAGGCTTCCGTGTGAACTTACTTGAGCAGGTACGCTGCCGAAATGTGCAGAAGGTAGAGTCCAATGTACTGCAACTGTCGAGGGATCTCCTCCTGAGGAACCAAAACCGTCCGGTCACGTCGGGCCGAAGGGGGGGAGGGTTCATTAGTGCACATCAGGGCAAGAAGTTTCACAACGGCACCACATTAAACCAGCATTCTGTACTGGACCAGTGCCTTGCCGTCTCTCCCCGCGTGCAGCTGTCTGGGGATTTGTGAACGCTGCATGCTGATAGGTCAGCCCGCCTCTCTATTCAGACCTCCGCATATATAACCACATGGTATCGGAGTGATCCCACTTAGGATCAGGGTGCTGCTAACTAATGTTGTATCTGGAAGTAGTTTAACTTAATGGATAACgtacatgtttgttttcttagcACGACCGCAAAACAGTCTATGGGCAGTGACAGGAATTTCAGCTTTCATAGTGAGGAAAATAATGTGATTTTGTAAACAGGGTGAATAACACTTTGCGACTGGATTCCTTTTTTCAGACAGCAGGCTGATTGAATGGTCAGATgttgttgccccccccccccccccccccccccaagtctTTCACTCATTCCCCATACTGATAGAATGTTCAGCCTCTCACACTGACCTTCCGCATTTTCTGGAAGTAGAGCTCAGGGAGGGTGTGGAGCCAGTAGGCCAACTGGGTGAGGTAGAAGACCTTCACCTGAaacctgccacacacacacacacacagacacacgttaATGTTAATGAGTATAGAGCAGCGCAAGTAAGAGAGCTAGCGGGTTTGCCGGTTTCCAGCCCGACAAGAACACACAGGAGTCAGCCCACTATGGTCTCACAGGGAGACCTGGCTGGAAAGGTGATGTGTATCTAACAGTCACTATAATGTCCATACAGGGCGCTACTTCAGACTTCAGCCTAATGACTCCCGGTCAAGAGAAGAGCACTACTCAGGGATTAGGGGGCCATTCGGCCAGCGCCCCGGCTTGGCAGCCAGTCATCCTACCTGAGATGGGCGTGTGGGTAGCTCTCCCAGAGGCGGCTGGGGTGGAACAGGTACCCTTCCTGAATGGGGAGATGGATGCTTCAGTGGAAATCTACATATTGATGTGAACAGTCtgtgcctgagtgtgtgtgtgtgtgtgtttcttaccGTTATGATTATGTAGAGACTCCAAATGCTGGACACcaggtgaaacacacacagctgtccAGACTCATTGAACTTAGTGTTCTTGCTTTTAGAGAGGTGGAGACGTCGGTTTACTTTCTAATAacggaaaagaaaaagagcGCGCAATTAAAAACAGGCTCCAGATATCTTGAGTGTCAAAATGGATTACCGTCAAGGTTTGTATTTAACTTCCTGGTTCCTGGATGGGAAGTGCGATCTTTATTATAATCTTTCACCCAAGTGGTCGTgagtaacatatcggttaccaAGACAACACGAAAACACACATGGCCAGAGCGTGTTCCAGGGTGCGAGTGCTGATTTCACATCAGTTAAGCCTTCCAACCTATTGGATGCTAACTAAGGAGACGTAAAAGGTTCCTGGTCCAGCAGTCCAAAGCTGAGACGCAGGATCAAATGTGAACGGCATCCTCCTTAGCAGGATAACCCTGACGCTCCTTTACAATAAGCATTAAGGGTTCTTGTTTGACGAGTTCAAAACACTATCACTCATGCCCGTCCACAAAACTATCATCCGCTTGTTAGCTGCATGCAGGTGCAATGATGAGGGGGGCCACACGTGCACGTGAATGCGACAGTTGTTCTAAGACAAACCGAGCCCCGTCCGATCGTGGCGAGCTTTAGGATAGTGGCATCTGTTGGTTtcaactgacagacagaaacgAGACTGGCTGCAAAGCCTCCCAAAGCGGATAGTCTGTTTGAAAATAAACCTGGGGGAAACACCAGAAACACAAAAACCCTCAGTTCAGTGGTGCGTGGCAATACTCACATCAAGGACGTACTCCTGCACTACAGCatggaggatgatgatgatgaagaaatAGAAGAGGATAGTGGCACAGTCCCGCCAGCCATACTGGTACAAAGTTACCTCACCCTCTGGACGCACAGTCGGATGGACAGGCAGAGACAAAGAtggatagagacagacagacagcaagacagacagacagacagcaagacAAGGACACTCATCAAATACCAAAACACACTACAGCAAGGACTGCCCTGACAACTATCAGTATTCCAGATTGACTGTTAATGTCGGCACCTCTTTTGCTAAAGGGAAAAATTGGAATACAGAACCAAAATCAGGTCAACGCCACATTCCTTTGGGACCATTTGAAGTGTACTACACTCCACTCAGCTTTTGACTGTTGCACTTCAGTTGCCATAGGTTCTATTGTTCTGCATGGACCAACTAAACCAAGCACAGTATTTGACCTAGATTTAATATAAATTATAGATTGATGCACTTGGAGCCATGCACTCCCCTGTTAGCCTGTAATGTCTGAGATGTACCCTATCCCCTACAGGGTctggtcaaaaggagtgcactTTATAGAGAACGGGTTGATCTGGCAGGTCTAACCGATAAGGCGTATGGCTGCACTGGCGGCTGAGACACAAACCTGGCGAGAGTGTGCTGGTGTTGTACTGGGGTTGAATAAACAGGATGGCAGTCTTTGCTGTTGCCTAGGAGCATAAGAACACACCGGGTTAGATATATGCTGAGATCGGATGTTTATGTCAACTTCAACCATCTCCCAGTGCTGTTGTCGGTAATTTGAAGCTGTGCTTCGGAAGTGAATTACGAGCAGTGTGACCCGGCTGTAGAGGAAAAAGCTGGTCGGCTCAGTAAATCGGCATGACAAGGCTTGCATTGACGAAGAAGGGATCCCGCTACTTTTAGTTAGCTCGAGCTCTGAGTGCGCAAGTCGACAACATTCCACGCGCGCCGGAGCCACAGGTGCCTTGTCAAAACATGAGGGGATCTCGTTTGCATGGGTCTATTCAGAGTTTAATGTTCAAAGAGTGGGTTTCAGTATTTCCGAAACTTTAGAGTTCAAGGAAACCCCCTCCAAACCCTGTTTATCGGAGTGCGAATGTATCACCAGCCGGTCCACGACGGTGACGACCATTTTTGGTCGAAGCATTCAATTATCTAACCACGAAGTCAAAGGTATAATCTTGCAATTGTCCTTCAATTAAAATGACAGCTTGGGCGCAAAAAGAACACGTAACACAATCTGTGTCACCGTCAGCAGATCATATAAAAGCGGGTCAGTCTCCTCTCTCATTGTAAAATAGCCCGCTGAAGCACCACTCAAAGATTGAGACGTGGCAGTTAACTCCGGATCAAATTGGGGCAACAGACAGCCTTCGTCAAAAGATTTTGACAACGGGAAACAAGACACTAAAAGAGCCTCCACTTACTGTAACTGATGTGCCTGGAATGACTTTGTGTTTAATATCAAACAAACCGAACTAATTAAAGTTGAATGTCAATGCAAAATGGAAAAAAGGGCCACACTGACAAAGTTTAGCATTGTTGTTAAAACGCGACAACACAAAGTTGCTCAATCGTATGCAAAACGTTTACATTTGAGGCTGATCGTAGTTGTAGCGGATAAAAACGTAGGTGAACTATAATACATACAACATACTTATGTTAAGTTACAGAGGCTAAAGGAAACAAAGGGAAGTTGTAGCCTACACGCACAAAAAACCTGTCCGGTCTTTCACTTCTACTTCACCGCGGTCAACTTCTAGCCTAAACAAACAGTGATCAAACGGCGCTAAACTTGTACTTTGTAAAGATAGGTTGCCAGCACTGCTATGTTGTAACAAAAACATAACTGCAACAATGTATCTGCAAACCACCACCATGTCCGTAGAACacattgtaataataaacattacagGCAACAGAGGTAGAAAGAAGGTAACATTTCACGAAGCGTGTATGAAAGATTTCACACGTAGTTCTACTACATGCCTTCGGGTTATCTCCTAGTTCATCTGTTGCGGAGCtgccaacaaaaaaaacagctgaGAAGAGGGAAAATCAGAATTCATCTCACCTCAAACATCAATCCAATCAGAATGAAAATGACCAAACTGAATACGATATCGGCATGATTCTGTATTAAGAA is drawn from Esox lucius isolate fEsoLuc1 chromosome 14, fEsoLuc1.pri, whole genome shotgun sequence and contains these coding sequences:
- the tram2 gene encoding translocating chain-associated membrane protein 2; this translates as MAFRRRNKSYPFFSQEFLIQNHADIVFSLVIFILIGLMFEATAKTAILFIQPQYNTSTLSPEGEVTLYQYGWRDCATILFYFFIIIILHAVVQEYVLDKVNRRLHLSKSKNTKFNESGQLCVFHLVSSIWSLYIIITEGYLFHPSRLWESYPHAHLRFQVKVFYLTQLAYWLHTLPELYFQKMRKEEIPRQLQYIGLYLLHISAAYLLNLSRVGLVLLCLQYLSELGFHIARMFYFTDESHQKMFDLWAVSFVLTRMVTLTLMFLAVGFGLARAENQGLDWNLGNFNTLLIRMTVLIAVCLTQSWLLWKFIRFQLKRWREFRHEQAARKRATAKQTPRPLKRDSLGQHENGVIKAENGASPRSKKIKAP